Proteins encoded together in one Variovorax paradoxus window:
- a CDS encoding bifunctional metallophosphatase/5'-nucleotidase: MPASLKHLALAGVVLATLSACGGSNDSNGFIPFIPPPAPAPAPAPPASPPPAPPSSVNVKLIAFNDLHGNLEPPRVSITAPSNGGGTVPVPAGGAAYMASAIASLKARSENNAVVSAGDMIGASPLVSALFLDEPTIEAVNAMKIDFNAVGNHEFDKGQTELLRMKNGGCAKNTPLEPCRVNKSFPGANFGFLAANTVKTDGNTLFPATGMKTFTKDGATVKVAFIGMTLKGTPSIVTPAGVAGLSFKDEADTANALIPQLKAEGADAIVVVVHEGGTTTVGYNDKSCAGLSGDILPILDKLDAAVDVVISGHTHRPYICDYSKTNPAKPFLLTSAGQYGTLLTDINLTIDTRTRKVTAKSADNVIVQGEAYTSGANTVAVTDQYPVFGKNQEVAALISQYLSVAAPLVQRVVGTLAGPATRTQTASRESVLGNLIADAQLDATSPSNKGGAQIAFMNPGGVRADLMPANDGSVTYGQLFSVQPFGNSLVVKTMTGAQIKALLEQQFNSGTNTVASPRVLLPSRSLSYSYSLSAPAGSRISNMALNGTAMTDGASYRVTMNSFLATGGDNFTVFNQGTDTLGGDQDVDALEAYIKANSPLSPPAANRITVLP, from the coding sequence ATGCCCGCATCGTTGAAGCATCTCGCCCTGGCGGGAGTTGTCCTGGCCACGTTGTCCGCCTGCGGCGGAAGCAACGATTCGAACGGGTTCATACCGTTCATTCCACCGCCTGCCCCGGCACCGGCTCCTGCGCCGCCGGCCTCGCCCCCGCCTGCCCCGCCGAGCAGCGTGAACGTCAAGCTCATCGCCTTCAACGACCTGCACGGCAACCTCGAGCCGCCCCGGGTTTCGATCACCGCGCCCTCCAACGGCGGTGGTACGGTGCCGGTGCCCGCCGGCGGCGCCGCATACATGGCCTCGGCCATTGCGTCGCTCAAGGCCAGAAGCGAAAACAATGCCGTAGTTTCCGCCGGCGACATGATCGGCGCCTCGCCGCTGGTGTCGGCGCTGTTCCTGGACGAGCCGACCATCGAAGCCGTCAATGCGATGAAGATCGACTTCAACGCCGTCGGCAACCACGAGTTCGACAAGGGCCAGACCGAACTGCTGCGCATGAAGAACGGCGGCTGCGCCAAGAACACCCCGCTGGAGCCATGCCGGGTCAACAAGTCCTTCCCCGGTGCCAACTTCGGGTTCCTGGCGGCCAACACCGTAAAGACCGACGGCAACACGCTCTTTCCCGCGACGGGCATGAAAACCTTCACCAAGGACGGCGCCACGGTGAAGGTGGCGTTCATCGGCATGACCCTGAAGGGCACGCCGAGCATCGTGACCCCGGCCGGCGTTGCAGGCCTGAGCTTCAAGGATGAAGCCGACACCGCCAATGCGCTCATTCCACAGCTGAAGGCCGAAGGCGCCGACGCCATCGTGGTGGTCGTTCACGAAGGCGGCACGACCACCGTCGGCTACAACGACAAGAGTTGCGCGGGGCTGAGCGGCGACATCCTGCCGATCCTCGACAAGCTCGATGCGGCCGTTGACGTGGTGATCTCGGGCCACACGCACCGCCCGTACATCTGCGACTACAGCAAGACCAACCCGGCCAAGCCCTTCCTGCTGACGAGCGCCGGCCAGTACGGCACCTTGCTGACCGACATCAACCTGACGATCGACACGCGCACGCGCAAGGTCACGGCCAAGTCGGCGGACAACGTGATTGTGCAGGGCGAGGCCTACACCAGCGGTGCCAACACGGTGGCCGTGACCGACCAATACCCGGTATTCGGCAAGAACCAGGAAGTGGCCGCACTCATCAGCCAGTACCTTTCGGTTGCGGCGCCGCTCGTTCAACGCGTGGTGGGCACGCTCGCAGGCCCGGCCACGCGCACGCAAACGGCGTCGCGTGAAAGCGTTCTGGGCAACCTGATTGCGGACGCGCAACTCGATGCGACCAGCCCCAGCAACAAGGGAGGCGCGCAAATCGCCTTCATGAACCCGGGCGGTGTGCGGGCCGACCTCATGCCGGCCAACGACGGCAGCGTGACCTATGGCCAGCTCTTCAGCGTGCAGCCCTTCGGCAACAGCCTGGTGGTGAAGACGATGACAGGCGCGCAGATCAAGGCACTGCTGGAGCAGCAGTTCAACAGCGGCACCAACACGGTCGCATCGCCAAGGGTGCTGCTGCCTTCGCGCAGCCTGAGCTACAGCTACAGCCTCTCGGCACCCGCGGGCTCGCGCATCAGCAACATGGCGCTCAATGGCACCGCAATGACGGACGGCGCGAGCTACCGCGTGACGATGAACAGCTTTCTGGCGACCGGCGGGGACAACTTCACGGTATTCAACCAGGGCACGGACACGCTGGGCGGCGACCAGGACGTGGACGCCCTGGAGGCCTACATCAAGGCGAACAGCCCGTTGTCGCCGCCAGCGGCCAACCGCATTACCGTGCTGCCCTGA
- a CDS encoding branched-chain amino acid ABC transporter permease: MKKISLVVYGVLLLALIAAPFIGFYPVFVMKVLCFALFACAFNLLLGYTGMLSFGHAAFLGGSAYLTGHALKVWHLTPELGLIAGTLAGALLGLVFGWLAIRRQGIYFSMITLALAQMMYFVALQAKFTGGEDGLQSVPRGKLFGLVDLSNDLTMYYVALVIVVVAFLLIARTVHSPFGQVLKGIKENEPRAISLGYDVNRFKLLAFVISAALSGLAGSLKTLVLGFASLSDVHWTASGHVILMTLVGGLGTLSGPLVGSAVVVLLENKVGDFGTFMARLTGVDWFNTLGESVTMVTGLIFVICVLAFRKGIMGEVIAFFERRKGKA, encoded by the coding sequence ATGAAGAAAATATCGCTCGTCGTCTACGGAGTGCTGCTGCTGGCGCTCATTGCCGCACCTTTCATCGGCTTCTATCCCGTGTTCGTGATGAAGGTGCTGTGCTTTGCACTGTTTGCCTGCGCCTTCAACCTTCTGCTGGGTTACACCGGCATGCTGTCTTTCGGCCATGCCGCGTTCCTGGGCGGCTCTGCCTATCTCACTGGCCATGCGCTGAAGGTCTGGCACCTCACCCCCGAACTCGGCCTCATTGCCGGCACGCTGGCCGGTGCGCTGCTGGGGCTGGTGTTCGGCTGGCTGGCCATTCGCCGCCAAGGCATCTACTTTTCGATGATCACGCTGGCGCTGGCGCAAATGATGTATTTCGTCGCGCTGCAGGCCAAGTTCACCGGCGGCGAAGACGGCCTGCAGAGCGTGCCGCGCGGCAAGCTCTTCGGCCTGGTCGACCTGTCGAACGATCTCACGATGTACTACGTTGCCCTGGTCATCGTCGTCGTGGCCTTCCTGCTCATTGCGCGCACGGTGCATTCGCCTTTCGGGCAGGTGCTCAAGGGCATCAAGGAAAACGAGCCGCGCGCCATTTCGCTCGGCTACGACGTCAACCGCTTCAAGCTGCTGGCCTTCGTGATCTCGGCAGCGCTGTCGGGCCTGGCCGGCTCGCTCAAGACGCTGGTGCTCGGCTTCGCATCGCTCAGCGACGTGCACTGGACCGCATCGGGCCACGTCATCCTGATGACGCTGGTGGGCGGCCTCGGCACGCTTTCCGGCCCGCTGGTGGGTTCGGCCGTGGTGGTGTTGCTGGAGAACAAGGTCGGCGACTTCGGCACCTTCATGGCGCGCCTCACGGGTGTCGACTGGTTCAACACGCTCGGCGAATCGGTGACCATGGTCACCGGCCTGATCTTCGTGATCTGCGTGCTCGCGTTCCGCAAGGGCATCATGGGCGAAGTCATCGCCTTCTTCGAACGGCGAAAAGGCAAGGCCTGA
- a CDS encoding PLP-dependent cysteine synthase family protein, with protein MQQTPSSISCGGWLGSAIRRIEADYQRSADTHLIPLPLPSLAAAGVDLYLKDESTHPTGSLKHRLARSLFLYALCNGWVREGTTIVEASSGSTAVSEAYFARLLGLPFIAVMPRSTSPEKVAQIAFYGARCHFVDHAAQVYEEARALTEQTGGHYMDQFTYAERATDWRGNNNIAESMFQQMARERHPVPAWIVVGAGTGGTSATIGRYVRYRCHDTQVCVPDPEGSVFSAYHRTGDATLTAAGSRIEGIGRPRVEPSFIRTLVDRMIEVPNLDSVAAMHALSALLGRKVGPSTGTNFVGMLAIAREMRAAGQQGSILSLLCDAGERYLPSYHDAVWVRNAFGDIEPAQQRIDALVAE; from the coding sequence ATGCAGCAAACACCCTCCTCCATTTCATGCGGCGGCTGGCTCGGCTCTGCCATACGCCGCATCGAAGCCGACTACCAGCGCAGCGCCGACACGCACCTGATCCCGCTGCCGCTGCCCTCGCTTGCCGCGGCCGGCGTCGACCTGTACCTGAAGGACGAGTCGACCCACCCCACGGGCAGCCTCAAGCACAGGCTCGCACGTTCGCTCTTTCTCTATGCGCTGTGCAACGGATGGGTGCGCGAAGGCACAACCATCGTCGAGGCATCGAGCGGCTCCACCGCGGTGAGCGAAGCCTACTTCGCACGCCTGCTCGGCCTGCCCTTCATCGCGGTGATGCCGCGGAGCACCTCGCCTGAAAAGGTGGCGCAGATCGCCTTCTACGGCGCGCGTTGCCACTTTGTCGACCATGCGGCGCAAGTGTATGAAGAAGCGCGCGCGCTCACCGAGCAAACCGGCGGCCACTACATGGACCAGTTCACGTACGCCGAGCGCGCGACCGACTGGCGCGGCAACAACAACATTGCCGAGAGCATGTTCCAGCAGATGGCGCGCGAGCGGCATCCGGTGCCGGCATGGATCGTTGTGGGCGCGGGCACGGGCGGCACCAGCGCCACCATCGGGCGCTATGTGCGCTACCGCTGCCACGACACGCAGGTGTGCGTGCCCGACCCCGAGGGATCGGTGTTCTCGGCCTATCACCGCACGGGAGATGCAACGCTGACGGCGGCGGGCTCGCGCATCGAAGGCATCGGCCGCCCGCGGGTGGAGCCGAGCTTCATCCGCACGCTGGTCGACCGCATGATCGAAGTGCCCAACCTCGATTCGGTGGCCGCCATGCATGCGCTCTCGGCATTGCTGGGGCGCAAGGTCGGGCCATCGACGGGCACCAACTTTGTCGGCATGCTGGCCATTGCACGCGAGATGCGTGCGGCCGGCCAGCAAGGCTCCATTCTTTCGCTGCTGTGCGATGCGGGCGAGCGCTACCTGCCGAGCTATCACGATGCGGTGTGGGTGCGGAACGCCTTCGGCGACATTGAGCCGGCACAGCAGCGCATCGACGCGCTGGTTGCGGAGTGA
- a CDS encoding M48 family metallopeptidase has translation MRGLLQFTMDLFEGLGNEFAPPKPPERKPRKVKKKAAPPEATPLADSPPVPDAQQQDNAGPAALPAIPLRDTLTLASFVHPQATRETVLGWARVAYEFKRGKRKTIGFVVGPEGLSVRAPRWVTLRDVDAAVQEKADWIIRKLLETRQRHARVEATRIEWKDGAEFPFMGEPVVIRLDPKHGFASVGGTLDEASGDGAGPRILRLAVAQNAEPSQIRDAAQAWLMRRARRLFIERLDHFAPRLGVRWQKLSLSNAATRWGSASADGSIRLNWRLIHFRLPVIDYVVAHELAHLRVMDHSHRFWETVESVVPDYGLLRQQLKDEAVPRWG, from the coding sequence ATGCGGGGACTGCTTCAGTTCACGATGGATCTGTTCGAAGGGCTGGGCAACGAGTTTGCGCCGCCCAAGCCGCCCGAGCGCAAGCCGCGGAAAGTGAAGAAGAAGGCCGCGCCGCCGGAGGCGACGCCGTTGGCTGACTCGCCTCCCGTGCCCGATGCCCAGCAGCAAGACAACGCCGGCCCCGCCGCTTTGCCCGCCATTCCGCTGCGCGACACGCTGACGCTCGCGAGCTTCGTGCATCCGCAGGCTACGCGCGAAACAGTGCTGGGTTGGGCGCGGGTGGCCTATGAGTTCAAGCGCGGCAAGCGCAAGACCATCGGCTTCGTGGTCGGCCCCGAAGGTTTATCGGTGCGTGCGCCGCGCTGGGTCACGCTGCGCGACGTGGACGCCGCCGTCCAGGAAAAGGCCGACTGGATCATTCGCAAGCTGCTCGAAACGCGGCAACGCCACGCACGCGTCGAGGCCACGCGCATCGAGTGGAAAGACGGCGCGGAGTTTCCCTTCATGGGCGAGCCGGTCGTGATTCGCCTCGACCCGAAGCACGGCTTTGCAAGCGTCGGTGGCACGCTCGATGAGGCAAGCGGCGACGGCGCCGGGCCGCGCATCTTGCGCTTGGCCGTGGCGCAGAACGCCGAGCCCTCTCAAATTCGCGATGCCGCCCAGGCGTGGCTCATGCGGCGGGCGCGGCGGCTGTTCATCGAAAGGCTCGATCACTTTGCACCGCGGCTTGGAGTGCGGTGGCAGAAGTTGTCGTTGTCGAATGCTGCTACCCGCTGGGGAAGTGCGAGTGCGGACGGGTCGATCCGGCTGAACTGGCGCTTGATTCACTTTCGCCTGCCGGTGATCGACTATGTGGTTGCGCATGAGCTGGCGCATCTGCGGGTGATGGATCACTCGCATCGGTTCTGGGAGACAGTGGAGAGTGTGGTGCCGGACTATGGGTTGCTGCGGCAGCAGTTGAAGGATGAGGCTGTGCCTCGGTGGGGCTGA
- a CDS encoding ABC transporter substrate-binding protein produces MQTKLKIIALMLGAAGLASHAVQAQEKVVIGYISDLSGLYADLEGKGGATAIQMAIEDMGGKVLGQPVEVLSVDHQNKPDIAASKAREWIDTAGATMIFAGTNSGVALATAKVAQEKKRVFFTNGAATSALTNAQCSPYTVHYAYDTVALAKSTGGAVVDTGGKSWFFLTADYAFGHALEADTAKVVKAKGGSVVGTVRAPLNASDFSSFLLQAQNSKAQVLGLANAGGDFINSMKASKEFGIDKSMKVAGLLVFLTDVKSLGLPATQGLLHTTSWYWDADDESRKWAARYEAKTKNKPTDIQAADYSATMAYLKAVEAVKSTDADKVMAHLKKTPINDFYAKGVIRADGRMVHDMLLAEVKKPSESKGPWDLLKIVKKVPGDQVYTTKEESTCALWK; encoded by the coding sequence ATGCAAACAAAGCTCAAGATCATTGCGCTCATGCTCGGAGCCGCGGGCCTTGCGAGCCATGCCGTGCAGGCGCAAGAGAAGGTCGTCATCGGCTACATCAGCGACTTGTCCGGCCTGTATGCCGACCTGGAAGGCAAGGGCGGCGCCACCGCCATCCAGATGGCCATCGAGGACATGGGTGGCAAGGTGCTCGGCCAGCCGGTGGAAGTGCTGAGCGTCGACCACCAGAACAAGCCCGACATCGCCGCCTCGAAGGCACGCGAGTGGATCGACACCGCCGGCGCCACGATGATCTTCGCGGGCACCAATTCGGGCGTGGCGCTGGCCACCGCCAAGGTTGCACAAGAAAAGAAGCGCGTGTTCTTCACCAATGGCGCCGCCACCTCGGCGCTCACCAACGCGCAGTGCAGCCCCTACACCGTGCACTACGCGTACGACACCGTCGCGCTGGCCAAGAGCACCGGCGGCGCCGTGGTCGACACGGGCGGCAAGAGCTGGTTCTTCCTGACGGCCGACTACGCCTTCGGCCATGCGCTCGAGGCCGACACGGCCAAGGTCGTCAAGGCCAAGGGCGGCTCGGTGGTGGGCACGGTGCGGGCGCCGCTCAACGCGTCCGACTTCTCTTCCTTCCTGCTGCAGGCACAGAACTCCAAGGCGCAGGTGCTGGGCCTGGCCAACGCCGGCGGCGACTTCATCAACTCGATGAAGGCATCGAAGGAGTTCGGCATCGACAAGTCGATGAAGGTTGCGGGCCTGCTGGTGTTTCTTACCGACGTGAAGAGCCTGGGCCTGCCGGCCACGCAAGGCCTGCTGCACACCACCAGCTGGTACTGGGACGCCGACGACGAGTCGCGCAAGTGGGCCGCCCGCTACGAAGCCAAGACCAAGAACAAGCCCACCGACATCCAGGCCGCCGACTACTCGGCCACCATGGCCTACCTCAAGGCCGTCGAAGCCGTGAAGAGCACCGATGCCGACAAGGTGATGGCGCATCTCAAGAAGACGCCGATCAACGACTTCTACGCCAAGGGCGTGATCCGCGCGGACGGCCGCATGGTGCACGACATGCTGCTGGCAGAGGTCAAGAAGCCTTCGGAATCCAAGGGCCCGTGGGACCTGCTGAAGATCGTCAAGAAGGTGCCGGGCGACCAGGTCTATACCACCAAGGAAGAAAGCACCTGCGCCCTCTGGAAGTGA
- a CDS encoding penicillin acylase family protein, which translates to MRTRHPRPASRRSLGQRHSIGVATLAALALAGCASGPPGVQTPQRPPSSFAVAGLEKPAEVLVDRWGVPHLYAGTLYDAFVAQGFIAARDRLWQMDLWRKRGLGEMAKDFGPAWVESDRAARAVLYRGDMYREWLAYGSDAKRVAEAFTAGVNAYVAQVRAQPALLPPEFALLGYQPALWSPEDVVRIRHHGLTLNFTSEIDRARAFCAGTEGIKADWLRRELDPPVTPQVPPGFDPCTIPAAELRAAYLRATDSPRFTKSNTRLAGTAAASAAVLQPDSPEAAAAKADEEERQRQAMQGDPTAAYGSNNWVIAPQLTSTGRPILANDPHRAHGAPSLRYMTHLSAPGMDAIGAGEPFLPGLSIGHNGTIAFGLTRFYMDQEDLYVYELNPQNPGEYRYQGRWEPMTSVTERIAVRGESAPREVVNTFTRHGPVLLSEPGKQRAFALRAAWLEPGMAPYFGSMDYMRAQNWDQFRAAMNRWGAPGENQVYADRNGNVGWMPGGLTPIRPNWDGLMPVPGDGRYEWSGFRNGDELPSEFNPARGYVVTANENNIPPDHPAAKKGIGYEWSDAARARRLKELFAAKVAAGSRFTIEGSERMQNDIVATPAQRLLKLLAGLRSDDPQTAAGLRLLQGWDGTMHRDSGAAALYEVWSGKTLRAAVLKAGAGDAASSLAAPGDNTRMLLLLENPSGWVSNSQRDALLLQTLPPAMQELTAKLGPDMAAWKWGALHRAEFRHPLAEVVDAATRKKLDVGDWPMSGSSFTPMAATYRASDYRLTSGASFRMVLDVGNWDASRVINTPGQSGNPESPNYRDLAPLWLEGKYVPLVYSRGAVERETVERIRLVPVGR; encoded by the coding sequence ATGAGAACAAGACACCCGCGCCCCGCATCGCGGCGCTCGTTAGGTCAAAGGCATTCCATTGGGGTCGCAACGCTCGCAGCCCTCGCGCTTGCGGGCTGCGCATCGGGGCCTCCCGGTGTGCAGACGCCACAGCGCCCACCCTCGTCCTTTGCCGTCGCTGGCCTCGAGAAGCCGGCCGAAGTGCTGGTCGACCGCTGGGGCGTGCCGCACCTTTATGCCGGCACGCTGTATGACGCCTTCGTGGCGCAGGGCTTCATCGCCGCGCGCGACCGGCTCTGGCAGATGGACCTGTGGCGCAAGCGCGGCCTCGGCGAGATGGCCAAGGACTTCGGGCCCGCATGGGTCGAGAGCGACCGTGCCGCGCGCGCCGTGCTCTATCGCGGCGACATGTACCGCGAGTGGCTGGCCTACGGCTCCGATGCCAAGCGCGTGGCCGAGGCCTTCACTGCCGGCGTCAACGCCTACGTTGCCCAGGTGCGCGCGCAGCCCGCGCTGCTGCCGCCCGAATTCGCACTTCTGGGTTATCAGCCGGCCCTGTGGTCGCCCGAAGACGTGGTGCGCATCCGGCACCACGGCCTCACGCTCAATTTCACGTCGGAGATCGACCGTGCCCGCGCGTTCTGCGCCGGCACCGAAGGTATCAAGGCCGACTGGTTGCGCCGCGAACTCGATCCGCCGGTCACGCCGCAAGTGCCGCCTGGCTTCGATCCGTGCACCATTCCCGCAGCCGAGTTGCGCGCCGCCTATCTGCGTGCGACCGATTCGCCGCGCTTCACCAAGAGCAACACGCGCCTCGCCGGCACCGCCGCAGCGTCTGCTGCAGTGCTGCAGCCCGACAGCCCCGAGGCCGCGGCGGCAAAGGCCGACGAAGAAGAGCGGCAGCGCCAAGCCATGCAAGGCGATCCCACGGCCGCCTACGGCAGCAACAACTGGGTCATCGCGCCGCAGCTCACCTCCACCGGAAGGCCCATCCTCGCCAACGATCCGCACCGCGCGCACGGTGCTCCGAGCCTGCGCTACATGACGCACCTCAGCGCGCCGGGCATGGACGCGATAGGCGCAGGCGAGCCTTTTCTGCCGGGCCTTTCCATCGGCCACAACGGCACCATCGCGTTCGGCCTGACGCGCTTCTACATGGACCAGGAAGACCTGTACGTGTATGAGCTGAATCCGCAGAACCCCGGTGAGTACCGCTACCAGGGCCGTTGGGAGCCGATGACGAGCGTGACCGAGCGCATCGCGGTGCGCGGCGAGAGCGCGCCGCGCGAGGTGGTCAACACCTTCACGCGCCACGGTCCGGTGCTGCTGTCCGAGCCCGGCAAGCAGCGCGCCTTCGCATTGCGGGCGGCATGGCTCGAACCCGGCATGGCGCCGTACTTCGGTTCCATGGACTACATGCGCGCGCAGAACTGGGACCAGTTCCGCGCCGCCATGAACCGCTGGGGCGCGCCGGGCGAGAACCAGGTCTATGCCGACCGCAATGGCAACGTCGGCTGGATGCCGGGCGGCTTGACGCCCATCCGGCCCAACTGGGACGGGCTGATGCCGGTGCCGGGCGACGGCCGCTACGAGTGGTCGGGCTTTCGCAATGGCGACGAACTGCCTTCGGAATTCAACCCGGCACGCGGCTATGTGGTAACCGCGAACGAGAACAACATTCCGCCCGATCATCCGGCGGCAAAGAAAGGCATCGGCTATGAGTGGAGCGACGCGGCCCGTGCGCGCCGCCTCAAGGAGCTGTTCGCCGCGAAGGTGGCTGCAGGCTCGCGCTTCACCATCGAGGGCTCGGAACGCATGCAGAACGACATCGTTGCGACGCCCGCCCAGCGCTTGTTGAAGCTGTTGGCAGGCTTGCGCAGCGACGATCCGCAAACCGCCGCAGGGCTGCGCTTGTTGCAAGGCTGGGACGGCACCATGCACCGCGACAGCGGCGCCGCTGCGCTGTACGAGGTCTGGAGCGGCAAGACCTTGCGTGCGGCCGTGCTCAAGGCCGGCGCCGGCGACGCTGCTTCATCGCTTGCCGCGCCAGGTGACAACACGCGCATGTTGCTGCTGCTCGAAAACCCGTCGGGCTGGGTCAGCAACTCGCAGCGCGACGCCTTGCTGCTGCAGACCCTGCCGCCTGCAATGCAGGAGCTCACCGCCAAGCTTGGGCCCGACATGGCGGCCTGGAAGTGGGGTGCGCTGCATCGCGCTGAATTCCGGCATCCGCTTGCCGAGGTGGTCGACGCTGCAACACGCAAGAAGCTCGACGTGGGCGACTGGCCGATGTCGGGGTCGAGCTTTACGCCGATGGCGGCGACCTACAGGGCGAGCGACTACCGGCTGACGTCGGGGGCTTCGTTCCGGATGGTGCTGGATGTGGGCAACTGGGATGCGTCGCGGGTGATCAATACGCCGGGGCAATCGGGGAATCCGGAAAGTCCGAACTATCGGGACTTGGCGCCGTTGTGGCTTGAAGGCAAGTACGTGCCGCTTGTTTATAGCCGGGGGGCTGTGGAGAGGGAGACTGTGGAGCGGATTCGTTTAGTGCCTGTTGGGCGGTGA
- a CDS encoding branched-chain amino acid ABC transporter permease: MNISMPALLSQLLLGLVNGSFYAILSLGLAVIFGLLNVINFAHGALFMMGAVLSWMAMNYFNVNYWVMLAVAPLIVGVFGVLIERLLLRWIYKLDHLYGLLLTLGLTLLIEGGFRSVYGVSGLAYSTPEALSGGTNLGFMFLPNYRAWVVVASLVVCFATWYAIEKTRLGAYLRAGTENPRLVEAFGVNVPLMVTLTYGFGVALAAFAGVLAAPVIQISPLMGQNLIIIVFAVVVIGGMGSIMGAILTGLGLGVVEGLTKVFYPEASATVVFVIMVVVLLIRPAGLFGSEK; the protein is encoded by the coding sequence ATGAACATCTCAATGCCTGCCCTGTTGAGCCAGCTCCTTCTGGGGCTGGTCAACGGGTCGTTCTACGCGATCCTGAGCCTGGGGCTGGCGGTGATCTTCGGGCTGCTCAACGTCATCAACTTTGCGCATGGCGCACTGTTCATGATGGGAGCAGTGCTGTCGTGGATGGCGATGAATTACTTCAACGTCAACTACTGGGTCATGCTGGCGGTGGCGCCGCTCATCGTCGGCGTTTTTGGCGTGCTCATCGAGCGGCTGCTGCTGCGGTGGATCTACAAGCTCGACCACCTCTACGGCCTCTTGCTCACGCTGGGCCTCACGCTGCTGATCGAAGGCGGCTTCCGTTCGGTGTATGGCGTCTCGGGCCTGGCCTACAGCACGCCGGAGGCGCTGAGCGGCGGCACCAACCTCGGCTTCATGTTCCTGCCCAACTACCGCGCGTGGGTGGTGGTGGCTTCGCTCGTGGTGTGCTTTGCCACCTGGTATGCGATCGAGAAGACGCGGCTCGGCGCCTACCTTCGCGCGGGCACCGAGAACCCGCGGCTGGTCGAGGCCTTCGGCGTCAACGTGCCGCTGATGGTCACGCTGACCTACGGCTTCGGCGTGGCGCTGGCCGCATTTGCCGGTGTGCTTGCCGCGCCGGTCATCCAGATCTCGCCGCTGATGGGGCAGAACCTCATCATCATCGTGTTCGCGGTGGTCGTGATCGGCGGCATGGGCTCGATCATGGGCGCCATTCTCACGGGCCTCGGGCTCGGCGTGGTCGAGGGGCTGACCAAGGTGTTCTATCCGGAGGCCTCGGCCACCGTGGTGTTCGTGATCATGGTCGTGGTGCTGCTGATCCGCCCGGCCGGCCTGTTCGGCAGCGAGAAGTAA
- a CDS encoding carotenoid 1,2-hydratase: MPAPAFCKLSRRSLLLAALAAAPASWALPERTLQFPRDFGSHPDLRTEWWYITGHARTSAGREFGFQVTFFRSRVDAAQAMRSAFAAKNLVFAHAAVTDLEGRVLLHDQRIARAGFGVASASEADTDVRLRDWSLVRKDGSYSARVPAGEFTLDLRFAPTQPVLLQGKAGLSRKGPEEAQASYYYSEPQLKTQGRLTLKGQAFDVDGTAWLDHEWSEALMHPEAVGWDWIGMNLDDGSALTAFRLRRRDGSALWAGGSFRPRDGALRVFSNNEVRFDGADAWTSPRTQAKYPTRWRVQTPSGIFGVRALLDDQELDSRGSTGGVYWEGVSDLLDAQGSRVGRGYLEMTGYAAPLRL, translated from the coding sequence ATGCCTGCGCCGGCTTTCTGCAAACTCTCGCGCCGCAGCCTGCTGCTTGCGGCGCTGGCCGCAGCGCCCGCAAGCTGGGCGCTGCCCGAGCGCACGCTGCAGTTCCCGCGCGACTTCGGCAGCCACCCCGACCTGCGCACCGAATGGTGGTACATCACGGGCCACGCAAGAACTTCGGCAGGACGCGAGTTCGGTTTCCAGGTGACGTTCTTTCGCTCGCGTGTCGATGCCGCGCAGGCAATGCGCTCGGCGTTTGCGGCCAAGAACCTCGTGTTTGCGCACGCTGCGGTTACCGATCTCGAAGGCCGCGTGCTGCTGCATGACCAGCGCATTGCGCGGGCGGGCTTCGGCGTTGCGTCGGCCAGCGAAGCCGACACCGATGTGCGCCTGCGCGACTGGTCTCTCGTGCGCAAGGACGGCAGTTATTCGGCCCGCGTGCCGGCGGGCGAATTCACGCTCGACCTGCGCTTTGCGCCCACGCAGCCGGTGCTGCTGCAAGGCAAGGCCGGGCTCTCGCGCAAGGGCCCGGAGGAAGCACAGGCAAGCTACTACTACAGCGAACCGCAACTGAAGACGCAGGGCCGGCTCACACTGAAGGGCCAGGCCTTCGATGTGGACGGAACGGCCTGGCTCGACCACGAATGGAGCGAGGCGCTGATGCATCCCGAGGCCGTAGGCTGGGACTGGATCGGCATGAACCTGGACGACGGCAGCGCCCTCACCGCCTTTCGCCTGCGGCGCCGCGACGGCAGTGCGCTGTGGGCTGGCGGTTCGTTTCGCCCGCGCGACGGCGCGCTGCGTGTTTTCAGCAACAACGAGGTGCGCTTCGATGGTGCCGATGCGTGGACCAGCCCACGCACGCAGGCAAAGTACCCCACCCGGTGGCGCGTGCAGACACCATCGGGAATCTTCGGAGTGCGCGCGCTTCTCGACGACCAGGAGCTCGACAGCCGCGGCTCCACCGGCGGGGTCTACTGGGAAGGCGTGAGCGACCTGCTCGATGCGCAAGGTAGCCGCGTCGGCCGGGGCTACCTGGAGATGACCGGCTACGCCGCACCGCTGCGGCTCTGA